One segment of Enterobacter ludwigii DNA contains the following:
- the trpL gene encoding trp operon leader peptide — MTAHFTLHGWWRTS, encoded by the coding sequence ATGACAGCACATTTCACTCTGCACGGTTGGTGGCGCACATCCTGA
- a CDS encoding YciK family oxidoreductase has protein sequence MHYQPQKNLLQNRIILVTGASDGIGREAALTYADYGASVILIGRNEEKLKSVAQEIEAAGGIPAPWYTLDLLTCTPAVCQELAHRISAHYPRLDGVLHNAGLLGEVRPMDEQDPDIWQQVMQVNVNGTFFLTQALLPLLLKSESGSLVFTSSSVGREGRANWGAYAVSKFATEGMMQVLAEEYQSRHLRVNCINPGGTRTKMRASAFPSEDPQKLKTPADIMPLYLWLMGDDSRRKTGMTFDAQPGRKPGISQ, from the coding sequence GTGCATTATCAACCGCAAAAAAATCTGCTGCAAAATCGCATCATTCTGGTCACCGGTGCCAGCGACGGAATTGGTCGCGAGGCGGCCCTGACCTACGCTGACTATGGCGCGAGCGTTATTCTTATTGGTCGTAACGAAGAGAAACTGAAAAGCGTCGCGCAGGAAATAGAGGCGGCAGGCGGCATTCCGGCCCCGTGGTATACCCTCGATTTACTCACCTGCACGCCAGCGGTGTGCCAGGAGCTTGCTCACCGTATTAGCGCCCACTATCCGCGGCTGGACGGTGTCCTGCACAATGCGGGTTTGCTGGGAGAAGTCCGTCCTATGGACGAACAGGATCCCGATATCTGGCAGCAGGTGATGCAGGTCAACGTCAACGGCACGTTTTTCCTGACGCAGGCATTGCTTCCTTTATTACTTAAATCCGAGTCCGGCTCGCTGGTCTTTACCTCCTCAAGCGTAGGCCGCGAAGGTCGAGCCAACTGGGGGGCATATGCCGTCTCGAAATTCGCGACTGAAGGGATGATGCAGGTGCTGGCGGAGGAGTATCAAAGCCGCCATCTGCGCGTAAATTGCATTAACCCGGGTGGAACGCGCACCAAAATGCGCGCCAGCGCCTTCCCGTCGGAAGACCCGCAGAAACTGAAAACACCCGCAGACATTATGCCGCTCTATCTCTGGCTGATGGGCGACGACAGTCGTCGTAAAACGGGGATGACCTTCGATGCCCAGCCGGGCCGTAAACCAGGGATTTCGCAATGA
- the cobO gene encoding cob(I)yrinic acid a,c-diamide adenosyltransferase — MSEERHQQRQQRLKEQVDARVAAAQDERGIIIVFTGNGKGKTTAAFGTATRAVGHGQKVGVIQFIKGEWPNGERNLLEPHGVEFQVMATGFTWDTQNRETDTAACLAVWEHAKRMLADPALNMVLLDEITYMVAYDYLPLDVVLEALQQRPAHQTVIVTGRGCHREILELADTVSELRPVKHAFDAGIKAQIGIDY; from the coding sequence ATGAGTGAAGAACGTCATCAACAACGCCAGCAGCGTCTGAAGGAACAGGTCGATGCGCGCGTTGCGGCCGCACAGGACGAGCGCGGGATAATTATCGTCTTTACCGGTAACGGCAAAGGTAAAACTACCGCGGCATTTGGCACCGCCACGCGTGCTGTCGGTCACGGGCAGAAAGTGGGCGTCATTCAGTTCATCAAAGGCGAATGGCCGAACGGCGAACGTAATCTGCTTGAACCGCATGGCGTTGAATTTCAGGTGATGGCGACAGGTTTCACATGGGATACGCAGAACCGGGAAACCGATACTGCAGCTTGTCTTGCAGTCTGGGAGCACGCCAAAAGAATGCTGGCAGACCCCGCCCTGAATATGGTTCTGCTGGATGAGATAACCTATATGGTGGCCTACGACTATCTCCCGCTGGATGTGGTACTGGAGGCGCTACAACAACGTCCGGCGCACCAGACGGTTATCGTCACGGGGCGTGGCTGTCATCGGGAAATACTGGAGCTTGCTGATACCGTCAGCGAACTGCGTCCTGTCAAACACGCGTTTGACGCGGGAATCAAAGCGCAAATCGGTATTGATTACTAA
- the rluB gene encoding 23S rRNA pseudouridine(2605) synthase RluB: MSEKLQKVLARAGHGSRREIEAIIEAGRVSVDGKIATLGDRVEIVPGLKIRIDGHLISVKESAEQICRVLAYYKPEGELCTRNDPEGRPTVFDRLPKLRGARWIAVGRLDVNTCGLLLFTTDGELANRLMHPSREVEREYAVRVFGQVDENKLRDLSRGVQLEDGPAAFKTIKFTGGEGINQWYNVTLTEGRNREVRRLWEAVGVQVSRLIRVRYGDILLPKGLPRGGYTELDLTQTNYLRELVGLTPETTSKVAVEKDRRRMKANQIRRAVKRHSQVSSNRRSGSRNNNG; this comes from the coding sequence ATGAGCGAGAAGTTACAGAAAGTGCTGGCGCGTGCCGGCCACGGTTCACGCCGTGAAATCGAAGCCATTATTGAAGCGGGTCGCGTGAGTGTGGACGGTAAAATCGCCACGCTGGGTGACCGCGTAGAAATCGTACCGGGATTGAAGATCCGCATCGACGGTCATCTTATCTCCGTGAAAGAGTCCGCTGAGCAGATTTGCCGCGTGCTGGCGTATTACAAGCCAGAAGGCGAGCTGTGTACGCGCAACGACCCTGAAGGTCGCCCGACGGTGTTTGACCGTCTGCCTAAACTGCGCGGCGCTCGCTGGATTGCCGTGGGGCGTCTGGACGTGAATACCTGCGGCCTGCTGCTGTTTACCACTGATGGTGAACTGGCAAACCGTCTGATGCACCCTAGCCGTGAAGTGGAACGCGAATACGCCGTGCGTGTCTTCGGCCAGGTTGATGAGAATAAACTGCGCGATCTGTCACGCGGCGTTCAGCTGGAAGACGGTCCTGCGGCATTTAAAACCATCAAATTTACCGGTGGCGAAGGCATTAACCAGTGGTACAACGTTACTCTGACTGAAGGCCGTAACCGCGAAGTGCGTCGTCTTTGGGAAGCGGTAGGCGTTCAGGTGAGCCGTCTGATCCGTGTCCGTTATGGCGACATCCTGCTGCCAAAAGGTCTGCCACGGGGTGGTTATACCGAGCTGGATCTGACACAGACTAACTACCTGCGTGAACTGGTTGGCCTGACGCCAGAAACCACCTCTAAAGTGGCGGTGGAAAAAGATCGTCGTCGTATGAAGGCGAATCAGATCCGTCGTGCGGTGAAACGCCATAGCCAGGTGAGCAGCAACCGCCGCTCTGGCAGCCGTAACAACAACGGTTAA
- the rnm gene encoding RNase RNM gives MGSALSDTTYAVIYDLHSHTQASDGLLTPEALVHRAVEMRVGTLAITDHDTTDAIPAARAEIARSGLALNLVPGVEISTVWENHEIHIVGLNIDIEHPAMRAFLQEQKSRRNERAEMIGERLEKAHIPGALEGAQKLANGGAVTRGHFARFLVEAGKATTMADVFKKYLARGKTGYVPPQWCTIKQAIDVIHHSGGKAVLAHPGRYNLSAKWLKRLLAHFAECGGEAMEVAQCQQAPNERAQLATYARQFGLLGSQGSDFHQPCAWIELGRKLWLPAGVEPVWQLWEQPQKIEEREV, from the coding sequence ATGGGAAGTGCTTTGAGCGATACCACCTACGCCGTAATTTATGATTTACACAGCCATACTCAGGCCTCTGATGGCCTGCTGACACCCGAAGCCCTGGTTCATCGCGCCGTTGAAATGCGTGTCGGCACGCTGGCGATAACCGATCACGATACGACAGATGCTATTCCCGCGGCGCGCGCCGAAATTGCCCGCAGCGGACTGGCGCTGAATCTGGTGCCCGGCGTCGAAATTTCGACAGTCTGGGAAAATCACGAAATACACATTGTTGGCCTCAATATCGATATTGAACATCCGGCAATGCGTGCGTTTTTGCAAGAACAAAAATCGCGCCGCAACGAACGCGCCGAAATGATTGGTGAGCGACTGGAAAAAGCGCATATTCCCGGAGCGCTGGAAGGTGCACAGAAACTGGCAAACGGTGGGGCGGTGACGCGCGGCCATTTTGCCCGTTTTCTGGTTGAGGCGGGCAAAGCCACGACGATGGCGGACGTGTTTAAAAAATATCTGGCACGCGGGAAAACCGGTTACGTTCCGCCACAGTGGTGTACAATAAAACAAGCTATTGATGTCATTCATCATTCTGGCGGTAAGGCCGTGCTCGCCCATCCGGGGCGGTATAATCTTTCTGCTAAGTGGCTGAAAAGACTGCTGGCACACTTTGCCGAATGTGGCGGTGAGGCGATGGAAGTCGCCCAGTGTCAGCAGGCGCCCAATGAGCGTGCGCAGCTCGCGACCTACGCGCGTCAGTTCGGTCTGCTGGGTTCGCAAGGGTCGGATTTCCATCAGCCCTGTGCGTGGATCGAGCTGGGACGCAAGCTCTGGTTGCCCGCAGGCGTTGAGCCTGTCTGGCAGCTCTGGGAACAGCCGCAGAAAATTGAAGAGAGGGAAGTATGA
- a CDS encoding L-threonylcarbamoyladenylate synthase — protein MSQFFYIHPDNPQPRLINQAVEIVRKGGVIVYPTDSGYALGCKIEDKGAMERICRIRQLPDGHNFTLMCRDLSELSTYAYVDNVAFRLIKNNTPGNYTFILKGTKEVPRRLLQEKRKTIGMRVPSNPIAQALLETLGEPMLSTSLMLPGSEFTESDPEEIKDRLEKVVELIIHGGYLGQQPTTVVDLTEDAPEVIREGVGDVKPFL, from the coding sequence ATGAGTCAGTTTTTCTATATTCATCCGGATAACCCGCAGCCACGCTTAATTAATCAGGCCGTGGAGATCGTTCGCAAAGGCGGCGTGATTGTCTACCCGACCGATTCTGGCTATGCGCTGGGCTGTAAAATTGAAGACAAAGGGGCGATGGAGCGCATTTGCCGCATTCGTCAGCTGCCGGACGGCCATAACTTTACCCTGATGTGCCGCGATCTTTCTGAACTGTCGACCTACGCGTATGTCGATAACGTGGCGTTTCGTCTGATCAAAAATAACACGCCGGGCAACTACACCTTTATTCTTAAAGGAACCAAGGAAGTGCCGCGCCGACTGTTACAGGAAAAGCGTAAAACCATCGGGATGCGCGTACCGTCCAACCCGATTGCGCAGGCGCTGCTGGAAACCCTCGGCGAGCCGATGCTTTCGACCTCTTTAATGTTGCCTGGCAGCGAGTTCACCGAATCCGATCCCGAAGAGATTAAAGACCGTCTGGAAAAGGTGGTCGAGTTGATTATTCATGGCGGCTACCTTGGTCAGCAGCCAACCACCGTTGTTGACTTAACCGAAGATGCGCCAGAAGTGATTCGTGAAGGCGTGGGTGATGTTAAGCCTTTCTTGTAA